The DNA window AATGCGCCGCCGCCCGGAAAAACCAAGAACCTCCTCCGGCGGGACCGGTCCACCTATCCAGCTCGACTCCAGCGGAGGCCCGCTGTGTCCTTCTACGTGACCTACGTACGCCACGCCGACGGCGCCGATCCGGCAGTGCACCGGCTGCGGCACTACCGGGGCGAGGAGCGGGAAGTCCAAGTGGACTGCGGAAAGCGGTTCGTACCGTACGACCTGTTCCGCCTCGACGAGAACGAATGGCGCCGCGAGACCGCGTGTTCCGGTTGTGACGACCACCTGCTGGTCCTGACCGACGGCGAGAACTGCATCTGGCGGGAAGCACCCGACGAGCACGGACAGCCCACCGGCGAGTTCTACATCCCCGCCCCGCCGGGCGAATCCGGCGAAATCCCGGACGAGTTGACCCCGATGGCCGAGATCGTCCGCATGTGGGGCATCCGCAACCTGGGCTGATCGCCTCCGCATCGGTCCGGAAACCCCGGGCTGTCCGTTTCCGTCATTAAAGTGCGGTGCATGGTGTCGGTCGAGGAATTGGCCGGGCGCGTAACGCGTGTACTGGCGCTGATCGCCTCGGCACGAGCGAAACTCGGGCAGGCGTGTGAACTGGTCAATGAAGCCACAAAAGCATGGGCGGCAGCGACGCACGGGACTGTCGATCCCGAAATCGCGCAGCTGCCTGCACAAGGAGACGCGGAAAACGCAGCGCTCGCGCAATCGGCCGAGACCTTGCACCAGGCCGAGCAGACGCTCCGCACCTACCTCAACACCCTTGGCGCCAGTCGAGCCGCCCCGGATCGTCCGGCACCGGTCGCGCAATCACCGCCGACGGAGTCCAAACCGGATACGCGGGTAGAGCAGGCTCGGCAGCGCGTCGGACGTGCGACGACGGCCGGTGGCGAGGCACGCGGCGAGTGGGTGCGCTCGGATGGCTGGTCGGTTCGGATCACCAGCGGCGCGGGCGACCAGCACCATGACGCGGTGGTGGAGTTCGCGCGGACAAGTAAGCTTCCGCCCGCCGTAATCCGGCTAGCCAGACATGTCGAGGTCAAGGTGGCGGTAGCCATGCGGGAACAGCGGTTGTGTGAGGCGACGGTGGTGATCGACCGGCAGGTGTGCGGAACGCGGCCCTTCGACCAGGCACAGCCGTACACCTGCGACAGGTACCTGTCGCAGTTCCTGCCTCCGGGATCGCGGTTGCGTGTGGTGCAGGCGGACGGCACGGTAGTCACCTATACCGGAAAGGAACAGGAATCCGAATGACGCTCGTGGCAGCTGTGCCCACGTTCCGCGACGGCCTGCAAGGCGGCGAGACCGTCTCCGTCACCACCGACGAGGACGTGACGCGCTTGGTCGAACTGCTGACACAGCCCTGGGCCGACACGGGCAGCATTCAGACCGATGAGGTCGTGCTCGACGTGCACATCCACGACCGATGGGGTTACCTGCTCTACTCCGGCGAAGCCGGGTACCTCATCACTGATGGCGATCCGGACTCGCCCGCCGCGCCATCGGAGACCGGATTCCCCGCCGGGAGCGGGCTCTCCGTCAGCCGGATCATCGATGCCCTCCGCGAGTTCGTCCGGACACAACGGCTACCGGAGGCCGTGCCATGGCGGGACGCGGGAGCGTGACGGAGCAACTCCCGTGACGATCAGGTTCGTGGCCGAAGCAGTCACCGCGTCCGAAGACCCGGATCTCGCGTGCCGGACCGCCGGTATCGCCGAAAACCGCGACGGCAGCGGGTTCTTCCTGCTCTTCCAAAGCGGTCTCACCGAGCCGGACGAGCAGGACATCGCGCTCGGGATGGATTCCCACTGCCTGATCACCCCGGACGGCGGCACCGCCTACGCGTGCGTCACCGAACTCGCCTTGGCGGACAGTTTCCTCCGCGTCGTCGTCGCCGAAGAGGCCCGGGAGCCGCTCGGGTTGGACGACACCGAGATCGAGGCACGCCTCGCGGTCAGCGAAAGCGACGTCGCAGCGCTCCGCGAGGGTTTGCGGCCCATCATGGACTTCGGCCGCCCGTCGGCACGCCCCACGCTCCTTCAGCTCTGAACCTCCAACTGGTACCACCCGCGCGTCGAATTCTGGACCTTTCCACCGGGCCTGTGGTGCCGCAGTGTCGTCACACCCGAACGAGGAGGTTCTGGTGGAGCGCTTTCCCCGACCGGCCGAGCAGGACCGAGCGGCGGATTTCGTCGCGCTCGGCGGCACCGTCCGCACGATGGACGCCGCGGGCACCGTCGCCGGTGGGCTGGCCGCGCGCGACGGGCGGATCGTCGCGGTGGGGTCCGATCGGGACGTCGCAGCGCTGATCGGCGCCGACACCACCGTGCTCGATCTCGACGGCCGCACGGCGCTGCCCGGGTTCGTCGAATCGCACAACCATCCCGCGTTCTTCGGTCTGACGCTCGCGGCGCCGGTCGACGCGGGGAGCCCGCCGAACGACACCATTTCCGACATCGTGGACCGCGTCGCGCAGGCGGTGGCCGATCGGGGTCCCGGCGAGTGGATCCGCGGCTACCGCTACGACGACACCCTCCTCGCGGACAACCGGCATCCCACCCTGGCCGATCTCGACCCGGTTTCCCGGCACAGCCCGGTGGTGCTCACGCACGTCTCCGGGCACTTTTGCGTGGCGAACTCGGTCGCGCTGCGGACGGTCGGGATCACCGCGGCCACCCCGGACCCGCCGGGCGGGCACATCGCGCGGGACGAGCACGGCGAACCGACCGGCCTGCTCGTCGAGACCGCGGCCTTCCTCGTCACCTCGCGCCTGCCGGGTCAGGGCGTGGACGAGCTGACCGAAGCGCTGCTGCTCGCCGACCAGGAGTACCTGGCGAACGGCGTCACCTCGGTGCACGACACCGGCGTCGGACTGATCGGCGGAGCGACCGAACTCGAGGCTTACCAAGCACTTCTGCGCGCCGGGAAGCTGCGGACCAGAACGCGCGGCTACCTCATCGACCGCCTCGTGCCGGGGCTGGCCGACGGCCGTCCCGAGCCACCGGACCTGGCCAAGGCGAGCGAGCGGTTCACGATGGCCGGGGTGAAGATCATCGCCGACGGGTCGATCCAGGGCCGCACCGGTTGCCTCGCCGAGGGCTACGCGTGCGCACCCGACGAACACGGGATGATGCTGCTCGACCCCGCCGAACTCGGCAGCCGCATCGCGTCGCTGGACGCCGCGGGCTGGCAGGTCGCGGTGCACGGCAACGGTGACGCCGCGATCGAGGCGATCATCGACGGCTACGCGAAGCTCGGTTCCCCGGCGGGGACCGGGCGCCGCCACCGGATCGAGCACTGCCAGACGGCGCGCGAAGACCAGCTCGACCGGATGGCCGCGCACGACGTGCTCGCGTCCTTCTTCATCAAGCACGTGTACTACTGGGGCGACCGGCACCGCGACGTGTTCCTCGGCAACGACCGGGCGCGCCGGATCAGCCCGCTGGCGTCGGCGCGGTCCCGCGGAATCCACTTCGGACTGCACTCGGACACCCCGGTGACCCCGGTGCCGCCACTGGAGGGCATCTGGTGCGCGGTGCGGCGGCGCACGCGCGACGGCGAGGTGCTCGGGCCGGAGCAGGCGGTCAGCGTCGACGCCGCGCTGCGCGGCTACACCATCGACGCGGCCTACCTCGCCGGTGAAGAGAACCTCAAGGGCAGCCTGGAGATCGGCAAGCTCGCCGATCTCGTCGTACTCTCCGAGGACCCCGCTTCCGGTGACCCCGACCGGATTCGCGACCTGTCGGTCGAGGTGACCGTGAGCGGCGGCGAAATCGCCTGGGACCGCGCGACCGTCAGGAGTGCCCGATGATCAGGAGCTGGCCGAGTGTCCTCATCGGACTCGGCATCCCGGCCGCCGCGCTGCTGATCGGCATCCCGCTCGTCTCCGGCAGCACCGCGTCGGTCTTCGGCATCCCGCTCGTGTTCTTCTGGGTGTTCTGCTGTTGCCCGCTGACCACCCTGTGCCTGTGGGTCAGCTGGCGCTTCTTCGACCGCGCCCACTACCCCGAGGAGAGCTGATGCTCATCGCGATGGTGGCCGTCGTGATGGCGGCGTCGATCGGGCTCGCGGTGTGGGCGGGCCGCGGCTCGCGCGGTGGCGGGATCTCCGAGTTCCTCGTCGGCGGGCGATCCTTCCCCGCCTGGCTCATCTACTTCCTCGCGGTCGGCGAGGTCTACAGCATCGGCACCATGATCGGCTTCCCGAGCGGGATCTACGCGCACGGCGCGAGCTACGGGATCTGGTTCATCGGCTACATCCTGCTCGCCTACTCGCTGGGCTACTTCCTCGCCCCGCTGGTCTGGCGCGCCGCGAAACGGCACCAGGCGATGACCGTGCCCGACGTGTTCGGCAGGCACTACCGCAGCCGCCCGCTCGAACTCATCACCTGCGTGACGATGCTGATCGCGCTCGTCCCGTGGGGCCAGTACCAGTTCATCGGGTTGCAGGTGGTGCTGAGCAACCTCGGGCTGAGCCTGAGCCCGGTGCAGTGCGTCGTGCTCGCCGGGATCATCGCGTTCGTCTACATCGCCGTGTCGGGGGTGCGCTCGCCCGCGTTCGTCTCGATCCTCAAGGACTTCTTCATGCTCCTCGGGGTCGTGCTGGTCGGCGTGGCCGCGGTGCTCGCGGCTGGTGGCACCGCGAAGGTCAGCGGCCCGGAGGTGCTCAGCGCCGCGCAGACCACGATGGGCGGCAACGATCTGCTGTTCGCGATGACCACGATCGCGTTCCAGAGCGTCGTGTTCTACCTCGGTTTCGGTGGCGCGTATGTGTTCCCGGCCCGGTCCGAGCGGGCGGTGAAGACGTCCACGGTCTGGATGCCGATGTACATGCTGATCTACCCGTTCCTGGTGCTCGCCGCCTACTACGGGGTCAGCGCGCATCCCGGACTGTCCAATCCGAACACCGTGTTCATGGTGACCGCCAAGGGTTTGCTGCCCGAATGGCTGCTCGGCCTGGTGGCCGCGGGCGCCGCGCTGTCCGGGGTGCTCGTGCTCGCCGCGACCGCGCTGTCGATCGGCGGGATGATCAGCCGCAACATCGCGCCGAACGTGTCACCCGGGGTGCAGCGCCGGTGGACGGTGGTGGCGGTGGCCGGGTTCCTGGTGCTCGGGGCCGTGCTCACGCTCGTCGCGTCGACGCTCATGCTCACCGTGCTGAACCTGACCTACAACCTGCTCGCGCAGGTGGTGCCCGGCTGGCTGGCGATCCTGTTCGCGAAACGGGTGCGCACCTCGGCCGTGGCCGCCGGGATGGTGGCGGGCGTGGTGACGGCGATCGTGCTGTACGCGACCGGCGCCACCTTCGGCGGAATCAACCCCGGCCTGGTCTCGCTCGGGCTGAACCTCCTCGTGGTGTTCGGCTGGAGCGCCCTCGCCCCCGGTACCGAACGCCTACCGGTGGCTCGCGGCACCGCGGACGAAGAGCAACCGGCTGCGGGACACGCGACCGCACCGGTCTGAGCCGGGCTTTCACCGGTCGCTCGTCTAAAGTGGACCCGGTGCGCCGGACCGAACGAAATCTCGACGAGTGATCCCCCTTGTCCTCGCCGCCGTGGCGGCGGCTCTGGCCCGCTCGCTCGCGGCGCTTCGGCTGCAGCGCTGGTACCTCGGCGCCCCGGCGATCATGGTGCTCACCGGGATCCTGGTCGGCCTCGGCGTCCGGGATTCGGTGGCGGCCGCGCTGAACACGGAGGTCGCCCAGCACGTCGCCGAGATCATCCTGGCGTTCCTGCTGTTCGTCGACGCCACCGAAATCCGGGGCGGGCGGTTGTGGGGAAACTCGCCGAAACTGGTCGCCAGGGTGCTCCTGTTCGCCCTTCCGGTGAGCCTCGCGGCGGCGATGCTGCTCGGCGCGGTGCTGTTCCCGGAGCTGTCCTGGGCGATGCTGCTGGTCATCGCGTGCATCGTGGTGCCGATCGACTTCGCGCCGAGCGAGCACGTCGTCCGTGACCGGCGGTTGTCGGCGCGGGTCCGAAGCGTGCTGAACATCGAAAGCGGCTACAACGACGGCATCGTATCGCCGGTGTTCTTGTTCGCGTTGCTGCTGGCCGGTGCCGACTCCACGGTCAGCACGCCGATGGACGCGCTCGGCACTGCCGTCCGCCAGGCGGCGCTGGCCATCGCCGTTGGGCTCGTGCTCGGCGGGTTCGTCGCGTGGTTGATGCACCGGTCGGAGCGGGCGGGCTGGATGACCGCGCAGTCGCGCCGGATCGCGGTCCTGCTGACCCCCTTGGTCGCCTACGCCGGTGCCGTCCAGATCGGCGGAAACGGCTTCGTGACGTCGTTCGTGTGCGGAATCGCCTTCCGCTACGTGCACCGCCTGCTGATCGCCCGTAGCATCCACCGCACGCCCACCGCGCAGCGCGGTCACGCACTGACCGCGCTCACCCGGGACTTCGGGCTGATCGAGGACGTCACCGCGCTGATGACCATGACCATGTGGTTCGTGGTCGGGCTCGTCGCCGTGGTCGTGGTCGCCGACGGAGTGAGCTGGCAGGCCATCGTGTTCTGCGTCGCGGCGCTCACGGTCGTCCGGATCGTCCCGGTCCTCGCGACGCTGACCGGTTCCTCGCTCCCCGGCCGGGACAGGCTGCTGGTCAGCCTGCTCGGCCCGCGCGGAACCACGACGATCGTGTTCGGCCTGATCGCCTTCAACGGCCTCCCTGACGGCATCCCCGCCTACACCGTTCTGGTGACCACTGTGCTCTGCGTGCTGGGCAGCGTGGTGCTGCACGGCGCGGGTTCGGACCCGACCATCCGCTTTCTCGCCGCAGACCGTCAGCGACAATGACGATCATGAGCGTGGTGTTCGTCGACGGCTGGCTGGGTCCCGATCCTGGCGACTGGCAGGAACTGTGGGCCCGCGAGCTGCCCGGTTCGTCCCGCGTGGCGCAGGACGAATGGGTGGAGGCCGAGCGCGGCGCCTGGGTGCGCAGGCTGGGCGAGGTACTGGGGAAATGTCCCGAACCAGCGGTGCTGGTCGCGCACAGCCTCGGCTGCGTCACGCTGGCGCACTGGGTCGCCGAGGGCGCCCCGTCACCGGTCCGCGCCGCACTGCTGGTCACCCCGGCGGACGTGGAAACCGTGCGGGAGCCCCAAATCCGCAAGTTCGCACCGATCCCCCGCACCCGGTTCCCGTTCCCCACCATCCTCGCCGCGAGCCGGAACGACCGGTGGATGACACCGGAGCGCGCGCGGTCGTTCGCGGAGTCGTGGGGCGCCCGGTTCACCGACGTCGGCGAGGTCGGACACCTGACCGTCGGCGACGGTTTCGGCCCGTGGCCGCAAGGACGCGCGCTGCTGGACTCACTGGCGGATCAGGGCGAGTAGTTCGCGGAAGAGCGCGTAACCCGTGCCTTCCGCGGTGTCGAGCACGCGGGAGCGGCGGTAGTACTGGCTCAGGTCGAGATCCACGCCGACACCGTGAACCTCGACCGCGCCGCCCTGTTCTTGGCCGAGCACGACCTCCTTGAGGTGGTTGCCGAGGTAGTCCCGGTCGTTCACCAGATCCGTGGCGCTGTCCATGGGACTTCCGTCCGACACCACGAAAAGCAGACGCCTCGCGTAGTCGCCGTCGACAGCGCGGCGGCACGCCCAGCTCACGGCTTCGCCGTCGATGCCTTCCCGGAACAGGTCCGGTTTGAGCAGTGCGGCGATGCCCCGCTTCGCCCGTCGCCACGGCGTGGCCGCGTCCTTGAACACCAGGTGCCGCCGCTCGTTCAACCGGCCGGGGTGGGCGGGCCGCCCGGCCCGCAGCCAGTCCCGCTTCGCGCGGCCGCCGTGCCAGGCGCCGGTGGTGAAACCCAGGACTTCGCAGTGCGCGCCCGCCATTTCCAGTGCGCGCGCGAAGATGTCCGTCAGCATCGCGATCGACTCGCCGTGCTCCCGCATCGAACCGGAGCAGTCGATCAGGAAGGTCACCAGCGCGTCGGCGACCGGTTCGGTCCGCTCGGTGCGGAACAGCCGCCGTTCCCCTGGCGACGTGATCAGCCGCGCGAGCGCGCGACCGTCCACATAGCCCTCCTCCTTGCCACCGTCCCAGCCGTCGCGAACGGGTTCGGCCAGCACCGCGCGGAGTTCTCGGGCGAGCCTGGCGAGGTTCACCCCCTGCCTGGCCACGCGCCGGTCGAGGCGCTCGCGGTAGTCGGCCAGCAGCGCCGGGCGCACCGCCGTCGTCGCGGCGACCTCCGTGTCGTAGACCGTGGTGAAGACCCGGTAGCCGCCCGCCGCTTCGGCGAGCACCGGGCTGTGCCCCGGCGCGGCGGCGCTGCGCGGTTCGTCGCCGTCGTCGTCGAAGTCCATCAGCAGCGCGAAATACGGCCGGTACTTCGGCTCCTCGTCGCGCGCGTCTTCGTCCTCGTCGCTGGAGGCCGCGGTCAGCATGGCGCCCACCGCGTGCGCGATCGCCAGCGCGTGCACCGCGTACGCGGCCTGATCGCCGCGGTGCCGTCGAAGCCCGGCGAGATCGTGCCCGAGCACCGGCGCGATCGCGGCGCGGGTCGCCTCGATCAGGTCGTCGGCTTCCTCGACGACCGGCTGGGCGGTCACCCTCGCCCGGCAGATCTGCGCGACCGTGCAGATCAGCAGCCCCCGCGCGGTGTCGGCGAGCCCGGACACGACGAATTCCCGCGTCCACTCCTCGAAGCGGTGCCGCAGGTTCGCCGCGACTCCCGGCATCTCCTCCGGTGCAGCCGCCTCGACGCGGAACTGTTCCAGCAGCTCGAAAACGAGGCGCTCCACCGTCCCGTTAGGACTGAGCCGGGCGTGGAGCGCGGCGTCGGATCCGGTCAGCCGCAACGCCATCCCGTCGGCAGCGCCGCGGAACGAGCCGAAGTCCGCGGTCTCGGGCGGGTAGAGCTGCGGCGCGCGCACGGGCACCGGCCGACGACCGCGGTACGGGCGCGCCCCGCGGAAGTGCAGCGCCGGTTCGTTCCCGAGCGCCCGGATCGCGGCGGCGCACAGCTCTTCGACGTGGTGGCGCCGCCGGGTTTCCGCCTGGCGCGCTGCCGCGGTCATGCCGTCGCCGCGAGCCGGTACGACTCGTCCAGCTCGCTGCCGAAGCAGCGCTGGAAGTACTCGGCGACGGTCTCGCGCTCCGCCTCGTCGCACTTGTTGACGAAGGTGAGCCGGAAGGCCAGCGCGGGATCGCGGAAGATCTCCACGTTCTCCGCCCAGCCGATCACCGTGCGCGGAGACATCAGCGTGGACAGGTCACCCGCCCGGAACCCCTTCCTGGTCAGGTCGGCGACGGCGACCATGGACGCCACCAGCGCGCGGCCCGCCTCGTCAGCGAGGCCGGGGACCCTGCTCAGCACGATGGCGATTTCCTCGGCGGCGGGCAGGTAGTTCAGCGACGCCACGATCGACCACCGATCGATCTGCGCGTGGTTGAGGCGCTGCGCGCCGTGGTAGAGCCCGTTGAGGTTGCCGAGGCCGACCGTGTTGGCGGTGGCGAAGAGCCGGAACCCCGGATGCGGTGTCAGCACCCGGTTCTGGTCCAGCAGCGTGAACTTGCCGTCGCGTTCGAGCAGCCGCTGGATGACGAACATGACGTCGGGGCGGCCCGCGTCGTACTCGTCCAGGATCAGCGCCACCGGCCGTTGCAGCGCCCACGGCAGAACGCCTTCCTGGAATTCCGTGACCTGCTTGCCTTCGCGCAGCACCACGGCGTCCTTGCCGACGAGGTCCAGCCTGCTGAGGTGCCCGTCGAGGTTGACCCGCACGCACGGCCAGTTGAGCCGCGCCGCCACCTGCTCGATGTGGGTGGACTTCCCGGTGCCGTGCAGGCCCTGCACGAGCACTCGCCGGTCGTGGCTGAACCCGGCCAGGATCGCCAGCGTCACGTCGGGGTTGAAGCGGTAGGCCTCGTCGATGTCCGGCACGTGCTCACCGCGCTCGCGGAACCCTTCGACGACGAGCGGTGAGTCGATGCCGAACACATCGCGCACGCGGAATGGGTGTCGCATCGAACGTCCCTTCAGGAAGACATGCTGTCGGTGGTCTCCGGCGCGCCCTCGGCGTCGACCTTGCTGATCATCTCCGCCGCGCGCTGCAGCGCGGGCAGCGTCTGGAGCGCCTTGTCCGCGGTGAGCCGCATGACCGGCGCCTGCACCGCCACGCACAGGTTCGACCGCCCGCCGGAGGCGTTCGGGACGAGCACCGCGACGCACACCAGGCCGGGCAGGTACTCCTCGTCGTCGAGGGCGAACCCGTCGCGGCGGATCCGGCCGAACTCGTCTTCGAGCGCGTCGAGTTCAGTCACCGTCTTCGGCGTGTACCGCTTGAGCGGCGCGTGCGCCAGCAGCTTGCGGCGCTGGGCGGGGCTCATCTGCGACAGGATCATCTTGCCGCTGGCCGAGCTGTGGATCGGCACGCGCGAACCGGGCCGCAGGTAGAAGCGCAGCGGCTCGGGCGTCTCCACGCGGTCCAGGTACACGACCTCGTTGCCGGACAACGTGGTCACGTTGCAGCTCTCCCCCAGCTCGTCGACGAGGTGCCGCAGCACCGCGTGCCGCGCGCCGTGGTGGGTGGCGTTGAGCAACAGGTTTTCGGCCAGCCGCCGCAGCCGCAGCCCGGTGCCGTAGTGGCGGCCGTCGGACTGGCGGATGAGCAGCCCGGCGCCTTCCAGCTGCTGCAGCATCCGGTGCAGCGTCGGTTTCGGCAGGCCGGTCTCCTCGACCAGGCCCTGCAGGCTCACCAGCTGGTCCTTGGCCGCGATCAGCTCGAGCAGCGAAAACAGCCGCATGGTCGGCGTGTCCCCGTTGACGCCCGCGGGATCCGGCTCGCGAATCAACTCCATGGTTCCGAAAAGTAGCACACAGCGTCTCGTTTTTCATATCTACGCGTTGACTCGGCTCCTCCCAGCGCTCTACAGTCGGCTCGATCTCGATATCCGGATCGTCACGTACCGCTTTTCGCGGTCCGTCCCAGCGAAGGAGTGGAAAATGAGCGAGCAGACGCCGGACACCGGCCGCGTCGTGGCGAGCGGCCCGCAGAAGATGACCCCGTCGGAAGCCTTCGTGGAGACGATGGTCGCCAACGGCGTCACCGACATCTTCGGCATCATGGGGTCGGCGTTCATGGACGCGATGGACATCTTCGCCCCGGCGGGCATCCGCCTGATCCCGGTCGTGCACGAGCAGGGCGCCGGGCACATGGCCGACGGCTACGCGCGCGTCAGCGGCCGCCACGGCGTCGTCATCGGGCAGAACGGCCCCGGTATCAGCAACTGCGTCACCGCGATCGCGGCGGCCTTCTGGGCGCACAGCCCGGTGGTGATCGTGACCCCGGAGACCGGCACCATGGGCCAGGGCCTCGGCGGTTTCCAGGAGGCCGACCAGCTCCCGATGTTCCGCGAGTTCACCAAGTACCAGGGCCACGTCAACAACCCGAAGCGGATGGCGGAGTTCACCGGCAGGGTGTTCGACCGCGCGATGTCGGAGATCGGCCCGACGCAGCTGAACATCCCGCGCGACTACTTCTACGGCGAGATCACCGCCGAAATCCCCCAGCCGCAGCGGCTCGACCGCGGCGCCGGTGGCGACCGCAGCCTGGACGAGGCAGCCGCGCTGCTGGCGAAGGCGGAGTTCCCGGTGATCATCT is part of the Amycolatopsis sp. CA-230715 genome and encodes:
- a CDS encoding Imm10 family immunity protein, which translates into the protein MTIRFVAEAVTASEDPDLACRTAGIAENRDGSGFFLLFQSGLTEPDEQDIALGMDSHCLITPDGGTAYACVTELALADSFLRVVVAEEAREPLGLDDTEIEARLAVSESDVAALREGLRPIMDFGRPSARPTLLQL
- a CDS encoding RBBP9/YdeN family alpha/beta hydrolase, with translation MSVVFVDGWLGPDPGDWQELWARELPGSSRVAQDEWVEAERGAWVRRLGEVLGKCPEPAVLVAHSLGCVTLAHWVAEGAPSPVRAALLVTPADVETVREPQIRKFAPIPRTRFPFPTILAASRNDRWMTPERARSFAESWGARFTDVGEVGHLTVGDGFGPWPQGRALLDSLADQGE
- a CDS encoding sodium:solute symporter family protein, translated to MLIAMVAVVMAASIGLAVWAGRGSRGGGISEFLVGGRSFPAWLIYFLAVGEVYSIGTMIGFPSGIYAHGASYGIWFIGYILLAYSLGYFLAPLVWRAAKRHQAMTVPDVFGRHYRSRPLELITCVTMLIALVPWGQYQFIGLQVVLSNLGLSLSPVQCVVLAGIIAFVYIAVSGVRSPAFVSILKDFFMLLGVVLVGVAAVLAAGGTAKVSGPEVLSAAQTTMGGNDLLFAMTTIAFQSVVFYLGFGGAYVFPARSERAVKTSTVWMPMYMLIYPFLVLAAYYGVSAHPGLSNPNTVFMVTAKGLLPEWLLGLVAAGAALSGVLVLAATALSIGGMISRNIAPNVSPGVQRRWTVVAVAGFLVLGAVLTLVASTLMLTVLNLTYNLLAQVVPGWLAILFAKRVRTSAVAAGMVAGVVTAIVLYATGATFGGINPGLVSLGLNLLVVFGWSALAPGTERLPVARGTADEEQPAAGHATAPV
- a CDS encoding amidohydrolase; its protein translation is MDAAGTVAGGLAARDGRIVAVGSDRDVAALIGADTTVLDLDGRTALPGFVESHNHPAFFGLTLAAPVDAGSPPNDTISDIVDRVAQAVADRGPGEWIRGYRYDDTLLADNRHPTLADLDPVSRHSPVVLTHVSGHFCVANSVALRTVGITAATPDPPGGHIARDEHGEPTGLLVETAAFLVTSRLPGQGVDELTEALLLADQEYLANGVTSVHDTGVGLIGGATELEAYQALLRAGKLRTRTRGYLIDRLVPGLADGRPEPPDLAKASERFTMAGVKIIADGSIQGRTGCLAEGYACAPDEHGMMLLDPAELGSRIASLDAAGWQVAVHGNGDAAIEAIIDGYAKLGSPAGTGRRHRIEHCQTAREDQLDRMAAHDVLASFFIKHVYYWGDRHRDVFLGNDRARRISPLASARSRGIHFGLHSDTPVTPVPPLEGIWCAVRRRTRDGEVLGPEQAVSVDAALRGYTIDAAYLAGEENLKGSLEIGKLADLVVLSEDPASGDPDRIRDLSVEVTVSGGEIAWDRATVRSAR
- a CDS encoding Imm1 family immunity protein, yielding MTLVAAVPTFRDGLQGGETVSVTTDEDVTRLVELLTQPWADTGSIQTDEVVLDVHIHDRWGYLLYSGEAGYLITDGDPDSPAAPSETGFPAGSGLSVSRIIDALREFVRTQRLPEAVPWRDAGA
- a CDS encoding DddA-like double-stranded DNA deaminase toxin, producing the protein MVSVEELAGRVTRVLALIASARAKLGQACELVNEATKAWAAATHGTVDPEIAQLPAQGDAENAALAQSAETLHQAEQTLRTYLNTLGASRAAPDRPAPVAQSPPTESKPDTRVEQARQRVGRATTAGGEARGEWVRSDGWSVRITSGAGDQHHDAVVEFARTSKLPPAVIRLARHVEVKVAVAMREQRLCEATVVIDRQVCGTRPFDQAQPYTCDRYLSQFLPPGSRLRVVQADGTVVTYTGKEQESE
- a CDS encoding DUF3311 domain-containing protein, translated to MIRSWPSVLIGLGIPAAALLIGIPLVSGSTASVFGIPLVFFWVFCCCPLTTLCLWVSWRFFDRAHYPEES
- a CDS encoding cation:proton antiporter, with product MIPLVLAAVAAALARSLAALRLQRWYLGAPAIMVLTGILVGLGVRDSVAAALNTEVAQHVAEIILAFLLFVDATEIRGGRLWGNSPKLVARVLLFALPVSLAAAMLLGAVLFPELSWAMLLVIACIVVPIDFAPSEHVVRDRRLSARVRSVLNIESGYNDGIVSPVFLFALLLAGADSTVSTPMDALGTAVRQAALAIAVGLVLGGFVAWLMHRSERAGWMTAQSRRIAVLLTPLVAYAGAVQIGGNGFVTSFVCGIAFRYVHRLLIARSIHRTPTAQRGHALTALTRDFGLIEDVTALMTMTMWFVVGLVAVVVVADGVSWQAIVFCVAALTVVRIVPVLATLTGSSLPGRDRLLVSLLGPRGTTTIVFGLIAFNGLPDGIPAYTVLVTTVLCVLGSVVLHGAGSDPTIRFLAADRQRQ
- a CDS encoding IclR family transcriptional regulator, producing the protein MELIREPDPAGVNGDTPTMRLFSLLELIAAKDQLVSLQGLVEETGLPKPTLHRMLQQLEGAGLLIRQSDGRHYGTGLRLRRLAENLLLNATHHGARHAVLRHLVDELGESCNVTTLSGNEVVYLDRVETPEPLRFYLRPGSRVPIHSSASGKMILSQMSPAQRRKLLAHAPLKRYTPKTVTELDALEDEFGRIRRDGFALDDEEYLPGLVCVAVLVPNASGGRSNLCVAVQAPVMRLTADKALQTLPALQRAAEMISKVDAEGAPETTDSMSS
- a CDS encoding cobaltochelatase CobT-related protein — its product is MTAAARQAETRRRHHVEELCAAAIRALGNEPALHFRGARPYRGRRPVPVRAPQLYPPETADFGSFRGAADGMALRLTGSDAALHARLSPNGTVERLVFELLEQFRVEAAAPEEMPGVAANLRHRFEEWTREFVVSGLADTARGLLICTVAQICRARVTAQPVVEEADDLIEATRAAIAPVLGHDLAGLRRHRGDQAAYAVHALAIAHAVGAMLTAASSDEDEDARDEEPKYRPYFALLMDFDDDGDEPRSAAAPGHSPVLAEAAGGYRVFTTVYDTEVAATTAVRPALLADYRERLDRRVARQGVNLARLARELRAVLAEPVRDGWDGGKEEGYVDGRALARLITSPGERRLFRTERTEPVADALVTFLIDCSGSMREHGESIAMLTDIFARALEMAGAHCEVLGFTTGAWHGGRAKRDWLRAGRPAHPGRLNERRHLVFKDAATPWRRAKRGIAALLKPDLFREGIDGEAVSWACRRAVDGDYARRLLFVVSDGSPMDSATDLVNDRDYLGNHLKEVVLGQEQGGAVEVHGVGVDLDLSQYYRRSRVLDTAEGTGYALFRELLALIRQ
- a CDS encoding AAA family ATPase is translated as MRHPFRVRDVFGIDSPLVVEGFRERGEHVPDIDEAYRFNPDVTLAILAGFSHDRRVLVQGLHGTGKSTHIEQVAARLNWPCVRVNLDGHLSRLDLVGKDAVVLREGKQVTEFQEGVLPWALQRPVALILDEYDAGRPDVMFVIQRLLERDGKFTLLDQNRVLTPHPGFRLFATANTVGLGNLNGLYHGAQRLNHAQIDRWSIVASLNYLPAAEEIAIVLSRVPGLADEAGRALVASMVAVADLTRKGFRAGDLSTLMSPRTVIGWAENVEIFRDPALAFRLTFVNKCDEAERETVAEYFQRCFGSELDESYRLAATA